A stretch of the Psychroserpens sp. Hel_I_66 genome encodes the following:
- a CDS encoding c-type cytochrome → MIQVIYRQLASKIPYLGLVILLTFSTSLNAQEGDPAKGKTLFNTNCASCHQLDRKMTGPALRNVESRLEEEQGLDRNWLNKWIRNSAGMVKSGDAYANQIYNEYNGTAMTAFPQLSDQDISDILAYTAQPKADPPPPPPGEVTDGAGQGDGSSNKLILGALAVLFALLAIALILVRKTLNRFAGEKGIETVKKDKSLPIWKAFVQNQFLVLVTVIFFLLASAYFVYGYLSQIGVDQGYEPVQPIHYSHRIHAGENGIDCKYCHSSARVSKHSGIPSLNICMNCHKSIYQVAEETQQEGINEYGVDYNAEIKKLYKAVGWDEAEQKYTGNTEPVKWIRIHNLPDFAYFNHSQHVEVAGVQCQTCHGPVETMEVMYQHAPLTMGWCINCHRETNVNVTDNAYYTKIHEELSKKYGVENLTAAQMGGLECGKCHY, encoded by the coding sequence ATGATACAGGTGATTTACCGTCAACTAGCCTCAAAGATTCCTTACTTAGGATTGGTTATTTTACTTACGTTTTCCACTTCACTTAATGCCCAAGAAGGTGATCCTGCAAAAGGAAAAACTTTATTCAATACTAATTGTGCGTCTTGTCATCAATTAGATAGAAAGATGACGGGTCCAGCACTTCGTAATGTTGAGTCGCGTTTAGAAGAAGAACAAGGGCTTGATAGAAACTGGTTAAACAAGTGGATTAGAAATAGTGCAGGCATGGTAAAATCTGGAGATGCTTATGCTAACCAGATTTACAATGAGTATAATGGAACTGCCATGACAGCGTTCCCTCAATTATCAGATCAAGATATTTCAGATATTTTAGCTTATACAGCACAACCTAAAGCTGATCCACCTCCACCTCCACCAGGAGAAGTGACAGATGGTGCTGGTCAAGGTGACGGTTCTTCAAACAAATTAATCCTAGGTGCTTTAGCGGTTTTATTTGCATTGTTAGCAATTGCTTTAATCTTAGTTAGAAAAACATTAAATCGTTTCGCGGGCGAAAAAGGAATAGAAACGGTTAAAAAAGATAAAAGTCTTCCAATTTGGAAAGCTTTCGTTCAAAATCAATTCTTGGTTTTGGTTACTGTAATTTTCTTCCTTTTAGCAAGTGCTTATTTTGTATATGGTTACTTGTCACAAATAGGAGTTGATCAAGGTTATGAGCCAGTGCAGCCAATTCATTACTCACATAGAATACATGCTGGAGAAAATGGTATTGATTGTAAATACTGTCACTCATCTGCAAGAGTAAGTAAGCATTCTGGTATTCCATCATTGAATATCTGTATGAACTGTCATAAATCTATTTATCAGGTTGCAGAGGAAACTCAGCAAGAAGGTATAAATGAGTATGGCGTTGATTATAATGCTGAAATCAAAAAACTTTATAAAGCGGTCGGTTGGGATGAAGCTGAACAAAAATATACAGGTAACACTGAACCAGTAAAATGGATTAGAATACATAATCTTCCAGATTTTGCTTATTTTAATCACTCACAACACGTTGAAGTTGCAGGAGTGCAGTGTCAAACATGTCACGGTCCAGTAGAAACGATGGAAGTAATGTACCAACATGCTCCATTAACAATGGGATGGTGTATAAATTGCCATAGAGAAACAAATGTAAATGTTACAGATAATGCGTATTACACAAAAATACATGAGGAATTATCTAAAAAATACGGTGTAGAAAATCTTACAGCTGCTCAAATGGGTGGTTTGGAATGTGGTAAGTGTCATTATTAA